In one window of Ruminococcus hominis DNA:
- the secA gene encoding preprotein translocase subunit SecA: MGLIQKIFGTHSENELKRIYPIVDQIEALDSQMQALSDEELRGKTKEFKQRLNEGETLDDILPEAYATVREAAYRSLGMKHYRVQLIGGIILHQGRIAEMRTGEGKTLVSTLPAYLNALSGKGVHIVTVNDYLARRDAEWMGKVHQFLGLTVGVVLNSMESEERRAAYDCDITYVTNNELGFDYLRDNMVIYKEQLVQRGLNFAVIDEVDSVLIDEARTPLIISGQSSKSTKLYEACDILARQLERGEASGEFSKINAIMGEDIEETGDYIVNEKEKSVNLTEDGVKKVEKFFHIENLADPENLEIQHNIILALRAHNLMFRDQDYVVTPEGEVVIVDEFTGRIMPGRRYSDGLHQAIEAKEHVKVMRESKTLATITFQNLFNKYEKKSGMTGTALTEEKEFRDIYGMDVIEIPTNLPVQRKDLDDAVYKTKEEKYKAVVEAVKEAHATGQPVLVGTITIDVSELLSKMLKKEGIPHNVLNAKYHEQEAEIVADAGIHGAVTIATNMAGRGTDIKLDDESKAAGGLKIIGTERHESRRIDNQLRGRAGRQGDPGESRFYISLEDDLMRLFGSEKLMSVFNTLGVEDGEQIEHKMLSNAIEKAQKKIESNNYGIRKNLLEYDQVMNEQREIIYEERRRVLDGESMRDTVYNMITEYVENLVDRCVSPDVDPEEWDLTGLEVSLHDVIPQLKFPTAKEIEDMQQKELKHLLKEKAVKAYEGKEAEFPEPEQIREMERVVLLKVIDAKWMDHIDDMDQLRQGIGLQAYGQRDPLVEYKMMGYDMFGEMTNAIAEMTIKTLFNIRVEQKVEREQVAKVTGTNKDETAVRAPKKREEKKIYPNDPCPCGSGKKYKQCCGRKIV; the protein is encoded by the coding sequence ATGGGTTTAATACAGAAAATATTTGGTACACATAGTGAAAACGAATTAAAACGAATATATCCAATAGTTGATCAGATTGAAGCATTGGATTCACAGATGCAGGCACTTTCTGATGAGGAACTGAGAGGAAAAACAAAAGAATTTAAACAACGTCTGAATGAGGGGGAAACATTAGACGATATTTTACCGGAAGCATATGCAACAGTACGTGAAGCGGCTTATAGAAGTCTTGGTATGAAACATTATCGTGTACAGTTGATTGGTGGTATTATTTTACATCAGGGACGAATTGCAGAGATGAGAACAGGTGAAGGTAAGACACTGGTTTCTACATTACCTGCTTATTTGAACGCATTGAGCGGAAAAGGCGTTCACATTGTAACAGTCAATGATTATCTCGCAAGACGTGATGCGGAGTGGATGGGAAAAGTACATCAATTTTTAGGACTGACAGTCGGAGTGGTTCTCAATAGCATGGAAAGTGAAGAGAGACGTGCAGCTTACGATTGTGATATCACTTATGTAACCAATAACGAGCTTGGATTTGATTATCTGAGAGATAATATGGTTATTTATAAAGAGCAGCTTGTACAACGCGGATTGAATTTTGCAGTTATTGATGAGGTCGATTCAGTATTGATCGATGAGGCAAGAACACCATTGATTATTTCCGGACAGAGCAGTAAATCAACAAAATTATATGAAGCCTGTGATATTCTTGCGCGTCAGTTGGAACGTGGAGAGGCAAGTGGTGAATTCTCTAAGATTAATGCCATCATGGGAGAAGATATCGAGGAAACAGGTGACTATATTGTAAATGAGAAAGAGAAGTCAGTAAACCTGACTGAAGATGGTGTGAAGAAGGTAGAGAAATTCTTCCATATTGAAAACCTTGCCGATCCGGAAAATCTTGAGATTCAGCATAATATCATTCTTGCATTGCGTGCACATAATCTTATGTTCCGTGATCAGGATTATGTGGTGACACCAGAGGGAGAGGTTGTTATTGTCGATGAGTTTACAGGACGTATTATGCCTGGACGTCGTTATTCAGATGGTCTTCATCAGGCAATCGAGGCTAAAGAACATGTAAAAGTGATGAGAGAAAGCAAAACTCTTGCAACGATTACATTCCAGAATTTGTTTAATAAATATGAGAAAAAGAGCGGTATGACAGGTACTGCCTTGACAGAGGAAAAAGAATTTAGAGATATTTATGGAATGGACGTTATCGAAATTCCAACAAACCTTCCGGTTCAGAGAAAGGATTTAGATGACGCTGTTTATAAGACAAAAGAGGAAAAGTATAAGGCTGTTGTAGAGGCAGTAAAAGAAGCGCATGCAACAGGCCAGCCTGTTCTGGTAGGTACAATTACAATTGATGTATCAGAGTTACTTAGCAAGATGTTGAAAAAAGAGGGAATCCCTCACAATGTTTTGAATGCAAAATACCATGAACAGGAAGCTGAGATTGTAGCAGATGCCGGAATACATGGAGCTGTTACAATTGCTACAAACATGGCTGGCCGTGGTACGGATATTAAGCTGGATGATGAATCAAAGGCAGCAGGTGGATTGAAGATTATTGGTACAGAACGTCATGAATCTCGTCGTATTGATAATCAGCTGCGTGGTCGTGCAGGTCGTCAGGGTGATCCGGGAGAGTCTCGCTTTTATATTTCTTTGGAAGATGATCTGATGAGATTATTCGGTTCCGAAAAATTGATGTCCGTATTTAACACTTTGGGTGTAGAAGACGGAGAGCAGATTGAACATAAGATGCTTTCTAATGCAATAGAAAAGGCGCAGAAGAAAATTGAGAGCAATAACTATGGAATTCGTAAGAATTTATTGGAATACGACCAGGTTATGAATGAACAGCGTGAAATCATTTACGAAGAGAGACGCCGCGTTCTGGATGGCGAGAGTATGCGCGATACAGTTTATAATATGATCACGGAATATGTGGAAAATCTGGTCGACCGCTGTGTGTCACCGGATGTAGATCCGGAAGAATGGGATTTGACAGGACTTGAAGTTTCACTTCATGATGTTATTCCACAATTAAAATTCCCTACAGCAAAAGAAATTGAAGACATGCAGCAGAAGGAACTGAAGCATTTATTGAAAGAAAAAGCTGTTAAGGCATATGAAGGTAAAGAAGCAGAATTCCCGGAACCGGAACAGATCCGAGAGATGGAACGGGTTGTATTGTTAAAAGTAATCGATGCAAAATGGATGGATCACATTGATGATATGGATCAGCTGCGTCAGGGAATCGGTCTTCAGGCATATGGTCAGAGAGATCCGCTGGTAGAATATAAAATGATGGGATATGATATGTTCGGCGAAATGACGAATGCTATCGCAGAGATGACGATCAAGACGTTGTTTAATATCCGTGTTGAGCAGAAAGTAGAGCGTGAGCAGGTTGCGAAAGTGACAGGAACGAATAAAGATGAAACCGCTGTACGAGCTCCGAAAAAACGTGAAGAGAAGAAAATATATCCAAATGATCCATGTCCATGCGGAAGTGGAAAGAAATACAAACAGTGCTGTGGAAGAAAAATCGTATAA
- the hisA gene encoding phosphoribosylformimino-5-aminoimidazole carboxamide ribotide isomerase: MKFRPCIDIHNGKVKQIVGGSLCDKGDTAKTNFSSELDAAYYAKMYQKDGLSGGHIILLNPPTSEYYKETKKQALSALQAYPKGMQIGGGITAENAQEYLQAGASHVIVTSYVFQDGKFHQDNLQKLLQEAGKEKLVLDLSCRKKNNDYYVVTNRWQTFTEVKLNEKTLDELAEYCDEFLIHGVDVEGKSSGVELELVEMLGKWNGTKITYAGGIGSIDDLKKFEEACGGKLDYTIGSALDLFGGSISYREIVKSSIQNCTKQ, from the coding sequence ATGAAATTCAGACCTTGTATTGATATACATAACGGAAAAGTAAAACAGATTGTTGGCGGTTCACTTTGCGATAAAGGGGATACAGCAAAAACGAATTTCTCTTCAGAGTTGGATGCTGCATATTACGCAAAGATGTATCAGAAAGACGGATTGTCAGGAGGACATATTATTTTACTGAATCCTCCGACTTCAGAATATTATAAAGAGACAAAAAAGCAAGCACTATCAGCATTACAGGCATATCCGAAAGGCATGCAGATCGGTGGCGGGATAACAGCGGAAAATGCACAGGAATATTTGCAGGCAGGTGCAAGTCATGTGATTGTAACTTCTTATGTATTTCAAGATGGGAAATTTCATCAAGATAATTTACAGAAGTTATTGCAGGAAGCAGGAAAAGAAAAGTTAGTATTGGATTTGAGCTGTCGCAAAAAAAACAATGATTATTATGTTGTGACAAATCGTTGGCAGACATTTACGGAAGTGAAATTGAATGAAAAAACACTAGATGAATTGGCAGAATATTGTGATGAATTTCTAATCCATGGTGTGGATGTAGAGGGAAAATCATCAGGAGTGGAGCTGGAACTCGTCGAAATGCTCGGAAAGTGGAATGGTACAAAGATTACATATGCCGGGGGTATTGGAAGTATAGATGATTTGAAGAAATTTGAAGAAGCCTGTGGCGGAAAATTGGATTATACGATAGGAAGTGCATTGGATTTATTTGGCGGATCAATATCATATCGCGAAATTGTTAAAAGCAGTATACAAAACTGTACGAAACAGTAA
- a CDS encoding fructose-1,6-bisphosphatase — MRNLEERYLDRLSDLYPTIAAASTEIINLQAILNLPKGTEHFITDVHGEYEAFSHVLKNGSGSVRRKINDVFGNTLSSRDKQSLATLIYYPKDKIAQVKKTESNMEDWYKINLYRLIEVSKRAASKYTRSKVRKALPKDFAYVIEELITERSEINDKESYYNEIIMTIIRIGRAEEFIIAISSLIQRLVVDHLHIVGDIYDRGPGPHIIMDKLMSYHSLDIQWGNHDVVWMGAAAGQLACIANVIRICARYGNLDILEDGYGINLLPLATFALQVYGDDPCDCFKLKGSDNPNRAEMELNMRMHKAISIIQFKIEGQTIRRQPGFGLEERALLHRIDYEKGTITLDGKEYKLLDTNFPTIDPKNPYQLSADEEDVMERLERAFTGCEKLQEHMHFLLSKGSLYKVYNNNLLYHGCVPLNEDGTLKEVTLFSKKFKGKSLYDALERYVRKGFFAVNREDCENGKDIMWYIWLNPNSPLFGKDKMATFERYFLAEKETHTEVKNPYYQYIENEKVIASIMKEFGLDFESDDTHIINGHVPVKRKNGESPVKCNGKVMVIDGGFSKAYQRETGIAGYTLIYNSYGLLLVAHEPFESTESAIEKESDIHSESMVIRRVVQRSLVENTDVGKELKEQIADLEVLLAAYRSGELKEKL; from the coding sequence ATGAGAAATTTGGAAGAAAGGTATCTGGATCGTTTGTCTGATCTATATCCAACGATAGCAGCAGCATCTACAGAGATTATCAATTTACAGGCAATTTTGAATTTGCCAAAGGGTACAGAACATTTTATTACAGATGTTCATGGAGAGTATGAGGCGTTTTCTCACGTACTAAAGAATGGCTCGGGATCTGTGAGGAGAAAAATTAATGATGTTTTTGGAAATACATTGAGCAGCAGGGATAAGCAATCCCTCGCAACATTGATTTATTATCCGAAAGATAAGATAGCTCAAGTAAAGAAGACAGAATCAAATATGGAGGATTGGTACAAGATTAATCTGTATCGTTTGATTGAAGTGAGTAAGAGGGCAGCAAGCAAATATACTCGTTCCAAAGTAAGGAAAGCACTGCCAAAAGATTTTGCTTATGTTATAGAAGAATTGATTACAGAACGTTCAGAAATAAATGATAAAGAATCTTATTATAATGAGATTATAATGACGATCATTCGAATTGGACGGGCGGAAGAATTTATTATTGCGATTTCATCATTGATCCAGCGCCTGGTTGTAGATCATTTGCATATTGTAGGAGATATTTATGACAGAGGACCGGGACCACATATTATTATGGATAAGCTGATGAGTTATCATTCACTGGATATTCAGTGGGGCAACCATGATGTTGTATGGATGGGAGCTGCGGCAGGACAATTAGCATGTATTGCGAATGTAATCCGAATTTGTGCACGTTATGGCAATTTGGATATTCTTGAAGATGGATATGGAATTAATCTCCTTCCATTAGCGACATTTGCACTTCAGGTATATGGAGATGATCCGTGTGATTGCTTTAAGCTGAAAGGTTCGGACAATCCAAATAGGGCAGAGATGGAGCTGAATATGAGAATGCATAAAGCAATTTCAATTATTCAGTTTAAAATTGAAGGACAGACAATCAGACGTCAGCCGGGATTTGGGTTGGAAGAGCGCGCCCTTTTACATCGGATTGATTATGAAAAAGGGACTATTACGTTAGATGGAAAAGAGTATAAATTGCTGGATACAAACTTCCCAACGATCGATCCAAAGAACCCATATCAGTTATCGGCAGACGAGGAAGATGTAATGGAACGATTGGAACGTGCGTTTACCGGATGCGAAAAACTGCAGGAACATATGCATTTTCTACTTTCGAAAGGAAGTTTGTATAAGGTCTACAACAATAACTTGTTGTATCATGGGTGTGTACCATTAAATGAAGATGGAACTTTGAAAGAAGTAACATTGTTTAGTAAAAAATTCAAAGGCAAGTCTTTGTATGATGCATTAGAGCGTTATGTAAGAAAAGGATTTTTCGCAGTTAACAGAGAGGATTGTGAAAACGGAAAAGATATCATGTGGTATATCTGGCTGAATCCGAATTCACCATTGTTTGGAAAGGATAAAATGGCAACCTTCGAACGATATTTTCTTGCGGAGAAAGAAACTCATACAGAGGTGAAAAATCCATACTATCAATATATAGAAAATGAAAAAGTAATTGCATCTATTATGAAAGAGTTTGGGTTGGATTTTGAATCAGATGATACGCATATTATTAATGGACATGTTCCGGTTAAAAGAAAAAACGGGGAAAGTCCTGTGAAATGTAATGGTAAAGTCATGGTAATTGATGGTGGATTCTCAAAAGCTTATCAACGAGAAACAGGAATTGCCGGATATACATTAATCTACAATTCTTATGGATTGTTGCTTGTTGCGCACGAACCATTTGAATCAACAGAATCTGCGATTGAAAAAGAAAGTGATATTCATTCAGAAAGTATGGTGATCCGCCGTGTTGTACAAAGAAGTCTTGTTGAAAATACCGATGTCGGAAAAGAATTAAAAGAACAGATAGCAGATTTGGAAGTACTGTTGGCGGCTTATCGCAGTGGTGAATTGAAAGAAAAACTATAA
- the dapB gene encoding 4-hydroxy-tetrahydrodipicolinate reductase, which yields MIRVLMSGCNGKMGQMITGLVKEDEQVEIVAGIDTYTGISNTYPVFKSFADCDVEVDVVIDFSNAAALEGLLAYCISKQVPAVICSTGYSEEQLQKIKEASEKVAILKSANMSMGINLLLKLLKDAAKVLAPAGYDIELVEKHHNQKLDAPSGTALALADSINDALNNEYNYVYDRSQVRQKRDSKEIGISAVRAGTIVGEHEVIFAGTDEVIEFKHTAYSRSVFGKGAVEAAKYLAGKPAGMYDMSDVIAF from the coding sequence ATGATAAGAGTTTTGATGAGTGGATGCAATGGAAAGATGGGACAGATGATAACAGGTCTTGTAAAAGAGGATGAGCAGGTTGAAATCGTGGCAGGAATAGATACTTATACTGGAATTTCGAATACATATCCGGTATTCAAAAGTTTTGCAGATTGTGATGTAGAAGTTGATGTGGTGATTGATTTTTCGAATGCTGCAGCATTGGAAGGATTGTTGGCTTATTGTATAAGTAAGCAAGTGCCGGCGGTAATTTGTTCGACGGGTTATTCAGAGGAACAGCTGCAGAAAATTAAAGAAGCTTCTGAAAAAGTTGCAATTTTAAAATCTGCGAATATGTCTATGGGAATTAATCTTTTGTTAAAGCTCTTGAAGGATGCCGCTAAGGTGCTGGCACCGGCAGGATATGATATTGAATTAGTAGAAAAACATCACAATCAAAAACTGGATGCGCCAAGTGGAACAGCACTTGCACTTGCAGACTCTATTAATGATGCATTGAATAATGAATACAACTATGTTTATGACAGAAGCCAGGTGCGTCAGAAACGCGACTCAAAAGAAATTGGTATTTCAGCAGTTCGTGCCGGAACAATTGTCGGAGAGCATGAAGTGATTTTTGCCGGAACAGATGAAGTGATTGAGTTTAAACACACAGCATATTCCAGAAGTGTATTTGGAAAAGGGGCTGTTGAAGCTGCAAAATATCTGGCAGGCAAACCGGCTGGAATGTACGATATGAGTGACGTAATTGCATTTTAA
- a CDS encoding single-stranded DNA-binding protein — protein sequence MSDKIIENNQVTIMGEVASPLTYSHEVFGEGFYVMDVMVKRLSNSEDRIPLTISERLIDVNQDYTGEFIKVSGQFRSYNRHEEQKNRLVLSVFVRELEFVDEELDGAKTNHILLEGYICKKPIYRKTPLGREIADLLLAVNRPYGKSDYIPCICWGRNARYASGFEVGEHVQLLGRIQSRNYVKKLSEAETETRTAYEVSVSKLECIE from the coding sequence ATGTCAGATAAGATTATTGAAAATAATCAGGTAACAATTATGGGAGAGGTTGCTTCACCTCTTACATATAGCCATGAGGTGTTTGGAGAAGGATTTTATGTAATGGATGTTATGGTGAAGCGATTGAGCAATTCGGAAGATCGGATTCCGCTCACAATATCGGAACGTTTGATTGATGTAAATCAGGACTATACCGGGGAATTTATTAAAGTATCCGGGCAGTTCCGTTCGTATAACCGGCATGAAGAACAAAAAAATCGATTGGTATTGTCTGTGTTTGTCCGTGAACTGGAATTTGTAGATGAAGAACTGGATGGAGCGAAGACAAATCATATCCTATTAGAAGGATACATTTGTAAAAAACCAATTTACAGAAAAACTCCGTTGGGAAGAGAAATTGCAGATTTGCTTCTGGCTGTAAACAGACCTTATGGAAAATCAGATTATATTCCTTGTATATGCTGGGGAAGAAATGCAAGATATGCTTCGGGATTTGAGGTTGGAGAACACGTACAATTGCTTGGAAGAATTCAAAGCAGAAATTATGTGAAAAAATTATCCGAGGCAGAAACTGAAACAAGAACAGCATATGAAGTTTCCGTAAGCAAATTAGAATGTATAGAATAA
- the typA gene encoding translational GTPase TypA: MKTKREDVRNIAIIAHVDHGKTTLVDELLKQSGVFRENQEVAERVMDSNDIERERGITILSKNTAVYYKGTKINIIDTPGHADFGGEVERVLKMVNGVILVVDAFEGAMPQTKFVLRKALELNLPVIVCINKIDRPEARPDEVIDEVLELFMDLDASEEQLDCPFVYASAKAGIAVLDLSDEEKDMQPLFETIIDYIPAPEGDPEASTQVLISTIDYNEYVGRIGVGKVDNGTISVNQDVVVVNHHDPDKQQKVKISKLYEFDGLNKVEVKEATIGSIVAISGISDISIGDTICSPDNPVAIPFQKISEPTISMQFIVNDSPFAGQEGKFVTSRHLRDRLLRELNTDVSLRVEETENADSFKVSGRGELHLSVLIENMRREGYEFAVSKAEVLYKTDENGKKLEPMELAYVDVPDEFTGTVIDKLSQRKGELRSMGMSNGGYTRLEFSIPARGLIGYRGEFMTDTKGNGILNTSFEGYAPYKGDIQYRKQGSLIAFETGESVTYGLYSAQERGTLFIGAGEKVYSGMVIGQNGKTDDIELNVCKTKHLTNTRSSSADEALRLTPPRILSLEEALDFIDTDELLEVTPSSLRIRKKILDARMRKRSNIK, encoded by the coding sequence ATGAAAACAAAACGAGAAGATGTTAGAAATATTGCAATTATCGCTCACGTAGACCACGGCAAGACAACTCTGGTCGATGAGCTTTTAAAACAAAGCGGTGTATTCCGCGAGAATCAGGAAGTTGCTGAACGTGTCATGGACTCTAATGATATTGAGCGTGAACGTGGAATTACAATCCTGTCTAAAAATACTGCTGTATATTATAAAGGAACAAAAATCAATATCATCGATACACCGGGACATGCTGATTTCGGTGGTGAAGTAGAACGTGTATTAAAAATGGTAAATGGTGTTATTCTTGTTGTAGACGCATTTGAAGGTGCAATGCCACAGACAAAATTTGTACTGCGTAAAGCATTGGAATTAAATCTTCCGGTTATCGTATGTATCAATAAGATTGATAGACCTGAAGCCAGACCTGATGAAGTTATTGATGAGGTTCTGGAACTTTTTATGGATTTGGATGCATCTGAGGAGCAGTTAGATTGTCCATTTGTTTATGCATCTGCAAAAGCAGGTATTGCTGTGCTTGATCTTTCTGACGAAGAAAAAGATATGCAGCCTTTATTTGAAACAATCATTGATTATATTCCTGCTCCTGAGGGAGATCCAGAGGCTTCAACTCAGGTTTTGATCAGTACTATTGATTATAATGAATATGTAGGTCGTATCGGAGTCGGTAAGGTAGATAATGGAACAATTTCTGTAAATCAGGATGTTGTTGTTGTAAACCATCATGATCCGGATAAACAGCAGAAGGTTAAAATCAGCAAATTATATGAATTTGATGGATTGAATAAAGTAGAAGTAAAAGAAGCTACTATTGGTTCCATCGTTGCTATTTCCGGAATTTCAGATATTTCTATTGGTGATACAATTTGTTCTCCTGATAACCCGGTTGCTATCCCATTCCAGAAGATTTCTGAGCCTACAATTTCTATGCAGTTTATCGTAAACGACAGCCCTTTTGCAGGACAGGAAGGTAAATTTGTAACTTCCCGTCACCTCCGTGATCGTTTACTTCGCGAATTAAACACAGATGTAAGTCTTCGTGTAGAAGAAACAGAAAACGCCGACAGTTTTAAGGTTTCTGGACGTGGAGAATTACATTTATCTGTTTTAATCGAAAACATGCGCCGTGAAGGTTATGAATTTGCAGTCAGCAAAGCAGAGGTATTATATAAAACAGATGAAAACGGAAAGAAACTCGAGCCTATGGAGCTTGCTTACGTTGATGTACCGGATGAGTTTACCGGAACAGTTATTGATAAATTAAGCCAGAGAAAAGGTGAACTCCGCAGTATGGGAATGTCCAATGGAGGATATACTCGTCTTGAGTTCTCTATCCCAGCTCGTGGACTGATTGGATATCGTGGAGAATTTATGACAGATACAAAGGGAAATGGTATCTTAAATACAAGTTTCGAAGGTTATGCTCCATATAAGGGCGATATTCAGTATAGAAAACAGGGTTCCCTCATCGCTTTTGAGACAGGTGAATCTGTAACTTATGGTCTCTATAGTGCTCAGGAACGCGGAACATTATTTATCGGTGCCGGAGAAAAAGTATATTCTGGTATGGTTATCGGACAAAATGGTAAGACTGATGATATCGAATTAAATGTATGTAAGACCAAACATCTTACAAACACTCGTTCATCAAGTGCAGATGAAGCACTTCGACTGACACCTCCTCGTATTTTAAGTCTTGAAGAAGCATTGGACTTCATCGATACAGATGAACTTCTGGAAGTAACACCAAGCTCACTTCGTATCCGCAAGAAGATTCTTGATGCAAGAATGCGTAAAAGAAGTAATATAAAATAA
- the hpf gene encoding ribosome hibernation-promoting factor, HPF/YfiA family, giving the protein MKFIISGKNIEVTPGLKDTVEQKLGKLERYFTPETEIIVTLSVEKDRQKIEVTIPVKGNIIRSEQTSSDMYVSIDLVEEVIERQLRKYKNKLVARSQGHPTASSSGNNFKKEFFESDDDSSETDEVKIVRTKRFGIKPMYPEDACIQMDLLGHNFFVFSNAETDEVNVVYKRKDGSFGLIEPEFD; this is encoded by the coding sequence ATGAAATTTATTATCAGCGGAAAGAACATCGAGGTAACACCTGGATTAAAAGACACAGTCGAACAAAAATTAGGAAAACTTGAGAGGTATTTCACTCCTGAAACCGAAATCATTGTAACACTTAGCGTAGAAAAAGATCGTCAGAAGATTGAAGTAACAATTCCTGTAAAAGGAAACATTATTCGTTCAGAACAGACAAGCAGCGATATGTATGTATCCATCGACCTTGTAGAAGAAGTGATTGAACGTCAGCTTCGAAAATACAAAAACAAACTGGTAGCGAGAAGTCAGGGTCATCCTACCGCTTCTTCATCAGGCAATAATTTCAAAAAAGAATTTTTTGAATCCGATGACGATTCTTCTGAAACAGATGAAGTTAAGATTGTACGTACAAAACGTTTTGGAATTAAACCAATGTATCCGGAAGATGCTTGCATCCAGATGGATCTTCTCGGACATAACTTCTTCGTATTTTCTAATGCAGAAACAGATGAAGTTAATGTTGTATATAAAAGAAAAGATGGTTCTTTCGGTTTGATCGAACCAGAATTTGATTAA
- a CDS encoding YigZ family protein, with protein sequence MNIKIVYQGNSAEIVEKKSRFIADIFSVSSEEEALQILEKVKKKYWDARHHCWAYAIGDEQVQERCSDDGEPSGTAGKPILEVIRGNEIHNVLIVVTRYFGGTLLGTGGLVRAYTQAAQEGIAVSTIVTKTQGYKVKIQTDYTTLGKIQYLLGQKGIQIIDSVYQDNVEIFVYISKEEETVLQHDITEVTNGQTVAERIEECSFANVEGQVIQFDN encoded by the coding sequence ATGAATATAAAAATAGTCTATCAGGGGAACAGTGCCGAAATCGTTGAAAAGAAATCAAGATTTATTGCAGATATATTTTCAGTTTCTTCAGAGGAAGAAGCACTTCAAATTTTAGAAAAAGTTAAGAAGAAATATTGGGATGCGAGACATCATTGTTGGGCATATGCAATCGGAGACGAACAAGTTCAGGAGCGTTGCAGCGATGATGGAGAGCCTAGTGGCACAGCAGGAAAACCTATTCTGGAAGTGATACGAGGAAATGAAATTCATAATGTTCTAATTGTTGTGACACGTTATTTTGGAGGAACATTGCTTGGAACAGGCGGTCTGGTACGTGCTTATACACAAGCAGCACAGGAAGGAATCGCAGTCAGCACGATTGTTACAAAAACACAAGGGTATAAAGTGAAAATTCAGACGGATTATACCACTCTTGGTAAAATCCAATATTTATTGGGACAAAAAGGAATTCAGATTATAGACTCAGTATATCAGGATAATGTGGAGATTTTTGTTTACATATCAAAAGAGGAGGAAACTGTACTTCAACATGATATTACGGAAGTGACAAATGGACAAACTGTAGCCGAGAGAATAGAAGAGTGCAGTTTTGCTAATGTGGAGGGACAAGTGATCCAGTTTGATAATTGA